In Chryseobacterium gleum, a single genomic region encodes these proteins:
- a CDS encoding 1-phosphofructokinase family hexose kinase, whose translation MKKSVLTITLNPSVDKSSSVENIIPEKKLRCHSPKYEAGGGGINVSRALKRLGIVSDTFFTSGGRTGKLLEDLLTQENLNTQPLYVTGETRENFVVLDTSNNNQYRFGFPGEKLTMEEQESVLNSINAMSSSPDFVVISGSLPPDTNTDFMKKIVRICKANGSKIIIDTSGEPLKMAVEEGVFLLKPNLGELASLVGKERLQDEDIDQAARLIISNGNAQIVVVSLGEKGAVLFSATEKIQMNAPAVNVKSTVGAGDSMVAGMLSVLVKGGDYKEVLSMGIACGSATAMAEGTGLFTKENVEILFNRIVEN comes from the coding sequence ATGAAAAAATCTGTTTTAACAATTACGTTAAACCCATCAGTTGACAAAAGCAGCAGCGTTGAAAACATAATTCCTGAAAAGAAATTACGTTGTCATTCTCCTAAATATGAAGCGGGAGGTGGCGGAATCAATGTTTCCAGAGCGTTAAAAAGATTGGGAATAGTATCGGATACTTTTTTTACTTCCGGTGGACGAACCGGAAAATTACTGGAAGATTTGCTTACACAGGAAAATCTGAATACACAGCCTTTATATGTTACCGGGGAAACAAGAGAAAATTTCGTTGTTCTGGATACATCCAATAATAATCAGTATCGCTTTGGCTTTCCCGGGGAGAAGTTAACAATGGAAGAGCAGGAGAGTGTTTTGAATAGCATCAATGCAATGAGTTCTTCTCCGGATTTTGTAGTGATCAGCGGAAGTCTTCCACCAGATACAAATACGGATTTTATGAAAAAAATTGTTCGCATTTGTAAAGCAAACGGAAGTAAAATAATCATTGATACTTCTGGAGAACCATTAAAAATGGCCGTGGAAGAAGGCGTTTTCCTATTAAAACCTAATCTGGGAGAATTAGCTTCTTTGGTCGGAAAAGAAAGGCTGCAGGATGAAGATATAGATCAGGCTGCCCGGCTTATAATCTCAAATGGCAATGCTCAGATTGTGGTCGTATCATTGGGAGAGAAGGGAGCCGTTTTATTCTCAGCAACCGAAAAAATTCAAATGAATGCACCTGCTGTGAATGTGAAAAGTACAGTGGGTGCAGGAGATAGTATGGTTGCCGGTATGCTTTCCGTCCTGGTAAAAGGTGGGGATTATAAAGAAGTTTTGTCCATGGGAATTGCATGTGGGTCTGCCACTGCAATGGCTGAAGGAACAGGACTTTTTACGAAGGAGAATGTAGAAATATTATTTAATCGCATAGTTGAAAACTAA
- a CDS encoding DUF4267 domain-containing protein, with translation MTTRICNIISFLTGIGLLFIGLRFLISPVKAEFDFGIFTNTHKDYSFHYIKGTRDIFSGILLLLLVLAKQKKALGIVLLSATVVPLGDFMIVMGKNGSDWQHAIAHLIAIAICIITGPALLWQKSKKSSSGEQMSFNLIHSAADGGPTVTECDLLPGAKTPWHYHTLFSEKFEILKGELEVGKAGKRYQLKPGDEIVILANETHLFHNRSGSVCRIRTTIDPGNIPFEQASLILLGLAKDGFTNSSGIPKRFSDLALFIHLNNSRMTGIMKIAEPFLRLVAKIAIHKGRLKVLEDTYCKTAGLY, from the coding sequence ATGACAACAAGAATTTGTAACATCATTTCATTTTTGACCGGGATAGGATTGTTATTTATAGGTCTGAGATTTTTGATTTCACCGGTTAAAGCCGAATTCGATTTTGGTATTTTCACCAATACCCATAAAGATTATTCCTTCCACTATATCAAAGGGACCAGAGATATCTTTTCTGGTATTCTGCTTCTACTTCTGGTATTGGCAAAGCAAAAAAAGGCTCTGGGAATAGTGCTTCTCTCAGCAACTGTGGTGCCCTTGGGAGATTTCATGATCGTAATGGGCAAAAATGGAAGCGATTGGCAGCATGCAATAGCTCATTTGATCGCTATAGCAATCTGTATTATTACGGGCCCGGCACTGTTATGGCAAAAATCTAAAAAGAGCAGTTCCGGCGAACAAATGTCCTTCAATTTAATTCATTCAGCAGCTGATGGCGGGCCTACAGTAACAGAGTGTGATCTGCTCCCCGGTGCAAAAACTCCCTGGCATTACCATACTTTATTTTCGGAAAAGTTTGAAATCCTGAAAGGCGAACTGGAAGTTGGAAAAGCTGGTAAACGTTATCAACTCAAGCCCGGCGATGAGATTGTTATATTGGCCAACGAAACACATCTTTTTCATAACAGATCCGGGAGCGTGTGTCGCATACGGACAACCATAGACCCGGGAAATATTCCATTTGAGCAGGCTTCATTAATTCTATTGGGTCTCGCGAAGGATGGTTTTACCAATAGCAGCGGAATACCAAAAAGGTTTTCAGACTTAGCTTTGTTTATTCATTTGAACAATTCCAGGATGACAGGAATAATGAAAATAGCAGAACCATTTTTAAGACTTGTTGCAAAAATCGCTATACATAAAGGCCGATTGAAGGTTCTTGAAGATACTTATTGTAAAACAGCCGGATTATATTGA
- a CDS encoding DUF6624 domain-containing protein, with translation MGIKIIIFIFTFSILSAQPEKEYQVLISKASLYHLQKNPDRAIPLYEKAFQIQEPDALNAYKAAGVYALKDNHIKAFYFLKLALSKGWTEAQKLSEDPYFKLLKIHNSQKWKQLQDQAFTKESQFITSLTLPDLREEINHLANVEQNLRYKRAQANADSENIKKVDNQIRITDSMNYQKAKEIIQKYGWPKKTEIGNDGQNNLWLIIQHADHDVLFQKKVLKEMEKIKGTNELNLENYAFLYDRVRINLNYKQLYGT, from the coding sequence ATGGGTATAAAAATTATTATTTTCATTTTTACATTCTCCATACTTTCTGCACAGCCAGAGAAAGAGTATCAGGTGCTCATTTCCAAAGCCTCATTATATCATCTACAGAAGAACCCGGACAGAGCTATTCCATTATATGAAAAAGCTTTTCAGATTCAAGAACCTGATGCTTTAAATGCATATAAGGCAGCCGGTGTTTATGCGTTGAAGGATAACCATATAAAAGCTTTTTATTTTCTGAAGCTGGCCCTGTCAAAAGGATGGACAGAAGCCCAGAAGTTGTCTGAAGATCCATATTTTAAACTTCTCAAAATTCATAATTCTCAAAAGTGGAAACAACTACAAGATCAGGCTTTCACTAAAGAAAGTCAATTTATAACATCGCTTACACTCCCGGACTTACGGGAAGAAATTAATCACCTGGCTAATGTCGAGCAAAATCTGAGATATAAACGTGCACAAGCTAATGCGGATTCTGAGAATATAAAAAAAGTTGACAATCAGATTCGTATAACTGATTCGATGAACTATCAAAAGGCTAAAGAGATCATCCAAAAGTATGGCTGGCCCAAAAAAACAGAAATTGGGAATGACGGACAAAATAATTTATGGTTAATTATCCAACACGCAGATCATGATGTTCTTTTTCAAAAGAAAGTATTAAAAGAGATGGAAAAAATAAAAGGAACCAATGAACTGAACCTTGAAAACTACGCATTTTTATATGATCGCGTAAGAATCAATCTTAATTATAAACAACTTTATGGTACTTAG
- a CDS encoding response regulator produces the protein MGLKADIRIVVADDHGIVRMGLIQTIKRLMPDAIISEVEDYKSLYKLILNEKPDLAIMDVNMPNGTVQEAIDYIKVHQPELKILIFSSQDEELYGMRYLKMGAGGYLSKLSSTEVIETALTSMLNKGRYVSDNIKDAIFLESLTGAAKNSPLEALSDRELQIANKLAEGLPLKEISNLLNLHSSTISTYKNRLFEKLKIRSIPELVEILRLYNH, from the coding sequence ATGGGTTTAAAAGCAGACATTCGTATTGTAGTAGCAGATGATCATGGTATCGTCCGGATGGGTTTAATACAAACAATCAAACGATTAATGCCCGATGCCATCATTTCAGAAGTAGAGGACTATAAATCGTTGTACAAATTAATTCTGAATGAAAAACCGGATCTGGCCATTATGGATGTTAATATGCCTAATGGTACTGTTCAGGAAGCAATAGATTACATAAAGGTTCACCAACCTGAATTAAAAATTTTAATATTTTCTTCACAGGATGAAGAGTTATATGGGATGCGTTATCTCAAAATGGGCGCTGGCGGCTATTTGAGCAAGCTAAGCTCTACTGAAGTCATTGAGACTGCTTTAACGTCCATGCTCAATAAAGGGCGATATGTCAGTGATAATATAAAAGATGCTATTTTTTTAGAATCATTAACTGGTGCAGCAAAAAATTCTCCCCTTGAAGCGCTATCAGACCGCGAATTGCAAATTGCGAATAAGCTTGCAGAAGGTCTTCCGCTTAAAGAAATTTCTAATCTGCTGAATCTTCATTCATCAACGATAAGCACTTACAAAAACAGGTTGTTTGAGAAACTTAAAATACGGTCTATACCTGAATTGGTAGAGATTCTCAGGCTGTATAATCATTAA
- a CDS encoding M13 family metallopeptidase → MKNHKLTALLIIITILFSCKNEKKSDIHPVSDNSGFDNSNIDSTKNPCTDFDGFANGNWKKKNLLPATESRWGAFEILDRDNKVKLKNIVDSISKLPDLKPGSESQQIADFYRSYMDTATIEKLGLSPLQSYFERIDHLKDYTDWINFSGELQKIGVPTFISYKVEADAHNNQMNILSLGQGGLTLGDKSYYTLKESKNANLKNTMIRHIDNMYKMAGIKELSPGSKIYQLEQDVAGLQLSSLMLRDQIKTYNKMSVPELIRIAPQFNWNVFLKAQGINTQTVIIEDRAYMSNLTALLYKTPLAVLKLYTRWQLLSHFAPYLPQKYSNPHFAFFGTVMAGKKEQKSRIDTAIKELEQALGMPLGKLFVQRYFLEQDKQKIGEMIENVRQVYHQRIDSLRWMSNSTKASAHKKLSTMTFKIGYPDKWPDYYGISIQPSRLIDNVISVAVFHHNENIRKIDKPVDKGEWHATPQTVDAFYDQYTNSACFPAGILQPPFYSHKADDAINYGAIIAAIGHEITHAFDDRGSKFDASGNLNNWWTSIDRHNFENLTKQYIDYFNQMEGQPGLHINGELTISENIADLGGLTLAYHALEKSYDKKKQPSPINGFTWQQRFFLGWAQMWHGNISPEALRNELLTNPHVPFRFRINGPLAQLREFKQAWNCDKKGSASLNSKGIEIW, encoded by the coding sequence ATGAAAAATCATAAGTTAACAGCACTTTTAATTATCATAACAATACTATTTTCCTGCAAAAATGAAAAGAAATCGGACATTCATCCGGTTTCTGATAATTCAGGTTTTGATAACAGCAATATTGATTCTACTAAAAATCCCTGTACTGATTTTGATGGCTTTGCCAATGGAAACTGGAAGAAGAAAAACCTGCTTCCTGCTACTGAAAGCAGATGGGGTGCCTTCGAAATTCTTGACCGCGACAACAAAGTGAAACTGAAAAATATTGTAGACAGCATAAGTAAACTGCCTGACCTCAAACCAGGTTCAGAATCTCAGCAGATAGCTGATTTTTACAGATCTTACATGGATACTGCTACTATAGAAAAGTTAGGACTTTCACCACTTCAAAGCTATTTTGAGCGAATTGACCATCTTAAAGATTATACCGATTGGATAAATTTCTCCGGGGAACTTCAAAAGATTGGCGTACCCACTTTCATCAGTTATAAGGTAGAAGCCGATGCTCATAATAATCAGATGAATATTCTTTCGTTAGGGCAAGGCGGACTCACTTTGGGTGATAAAAGCTATTATACCCTAAAAGAATCTAAAAATGCTAACCTAAAAAACACAATGATCCGGCACATCGACAATATGTATAAAATGGCAGGTATTAAAGAGCTCTCCCCCGGTTCTAAAATTTACCAATTGGAGCAAGACGTGGCCGGTTTGCAGCTATCCAGTCTGATGTTGCGAGATCAGATAAAAACCTATAATAAGATGTCTGTCCCGGAACTCATCCGCATTGCACCACAATTTAATTGGAACGTTTTTTTAAAAGCGCAGGGAATTAATACACAGACTGTTATTATTGAAGACCGGGCTTATATGAGCAATTTAACAGCTCTTCTGTATAAAACACCATTAGCTGTATTGAAATTATATACCCGGTGGCAGCTTTTATCTCATTTTGCACCTTATCTGCCACAGAAATACAGCAACCCTCACTTCGCTTTCTTCGGAACGGTAATGGCTGGGAAAAAGGAACAAAAAAGCCGTATAGATACAGCAATTAAAGAGTTAGAGCAAGCACTGGGCATGCCTCTGGGTAAGCTTTTTGTTCAAAGATATTTTCTAGAACAGGATAAACAAAAGATAGGTGAAATGATTGAAAATGTGCGCCAGGTCTATCATCAACGTATAGACAGCTTACGCTGGATGAGTAACAGCACCAAAGCTTCCGCACATAAAAAACTAAGCACAATGACTTTCAAGATCGGATACCCGGACAAATGGCCCGACTATTACGGGATCTCCATACAACCATCTCGTTTGATAGACAATGTTATTTCTGTGGCAGTTTTCCATCATAATGAAAATATCAGGAAAATTGATAAGCCGGTAGATAAAGGCGAATGGCACGCAACACCGCAAACCGTTGATGCCTTTTACGATCAATATACCAACAGTGCTTGTTTTCCTGCGGGGATCCTGCAGCCACCTTTTTATAGCCACAAAGCAGATGATGCTATAAATTATGGTGCTATCATCGCAGCGATAGGACATGAAATAACCCATGCTTTTGATGACAGAGGCTCGAAATTCGATGCGTCGGGAAATTTAAATAACTGGTGGACATCAATAGACAGACATAATTTTGAAAACCTCACCAAGCAGTACATTGATTATTTTAACCAAATGGAGGGTCAGCCAGGTTTACATATTAACGGAGAGCTTACAATAAGTGAAAATATAGCAGATCTTGGAGGACTTACACTGGCTTATCATGCACTTGAAAAAAGTTACGATAAAAAGAAGCAGCCTTCCCCCATTAACGGTTTCACCTGGCAGCAACGTTTCTTTTTAGGATGGGCTCAAATGTGGCATGGCAACATCAGTCCTGAAGCTTTACGTAATGAACTGCTGACCAACCCTCATGTACCTTTCAGATTTAGGATCAACGGTCCACTGGCACAATTGAGGGAATTTAAACAAGCATGGAATTGTGATAAAAAAGGTTCAGCCAGTTTGAATAGCAAAGGGATAGAAATTTGGTAA
- a CDS encoding SDR family oxidoreductase, with protein sequence MESKITRRDAIGKIAATVAVAAVAPGALAQSESSNTRKTNAKELTDPRNKYPKPPFNKQSQPFPGLAGKMTPVPDYGEKSYVGSGRLEGRKALITGGDSGIGRAAALAYAREGADVAINYLPAEEDDARQVVELIRKEGRKGIAIPGDIRSEDFCKQLVSQAVQQLGGLDILINNAGHQKANESILDLSSEDFDWTMKTNIYAPFWIIKAALPHMKPGSSIIGLSSIQAYDPSADLYDYAQTKAATTNYVKSLAKQLGPKGIRVNGVAPGPVWTPLQVSGGQTQENLVKFGGDTPLGRPGQPVELASIFVQLAADDASFATGQIYGAAGGKGQP encoded by the coding sequence ATGGAAAGTAAAATAACAAGAAGAGACGCTATCGGGAAAATAGCCGCAACCGTTGCCGTTGCTGCGGTTGCCCCAGGTGCTTTGGCACAGTCAGAGAGTAGCAACACAAGAAAAACGAATGCTAAAGAGCTCACTGACCCTCGAAACAAATACCCTAAACCGCCTTTTAATAAACAGTCGCAACCTTTTCCCGGATTGGCAGGTAAAATGACACCGGTGCCGGATTACGGAGAAAAGAGCTATGTGGGCTCAGGAAGATTGGAAGGAAGAAAAGCATTGATCACGGGCGGTGATTCCGGTATTGGCAGGGCTGCGGCCCTTGCTTATGCAAGAGAAGGAGCGGATGTAGCCATTAATTACCTGCCTGCAGAAGAGGATGATGCCAGGCAGGTGGTGGAGCTCATCAGAAAGGAAGGACGTAAAGGGATTGCCATTCCTGGGGATATTCGTAGTGAAGACTTCTGTAAACAATTGGTCAGTCAGGCAGTACAGCAACTTGGAGGGCTGGATATTCTGATCAATAATGCAGGACATCAGAAAGCCAATGAATCTATACTGGATCTTAGTTCTGAAGATTTTGACTGGACCATGAAAACGAATATTTATGCACCTTTTTGGATAATAAAGGCTGCTTTACCCCATATGAAACCGGGTTCTTCTATTATTGGGCTATCGTCTATTCAAGCCTATGATCCGTCCGCAGATCTTTATGATTATGCGCAAACCAAGGCAGCAACAACCAACTATGTGAAATCTCTTGCCAAGCAGCTGGGTCCGAAAGGTATAAGGGTTAATGGCGTGGCTCCCGGGCCTGTCTGGACTCCTCTTCAGGTAAGCGGAGGGCAGACTCAGGAAAATCTGGTGAAATTTGGTGGTGATACACCTCTCGGAAGGCCGGGACAACCCGTAGAGCTGGCTTCTATATTTGTTCAGCTAGCAGCAGATGATGCCAGTTTTGCGACAGGGCAGATCTATGGAGCAGCAGGGGGAAAAGGCCAGCCGTAG
- a CDS encoding Crp/Fnr family transcriptional regulator, translating into MINKLLQTIEKAVDVDQDEKELIARLFHEKKYAKGEYFLKEGDVCRNVGFIINGVMRYYINDDGEEKTYGFAEGSDFVCNNESFLPQQPSRQIIQALEDCTLLVIGYDDLQEFYTSIKSGERFGRLVIEQVFVKTLQGLNSFYTDSPELRYEKFVKEYPELLQRIPQYYIASYVGVKPQSLSRIRSRNIRRK; encoded by the coding sequence ATGATAAATAAATTGTTACAGACGATTGAAAAAGCAGTCGATGTAGATCAGGATGAAAAAGAACTCATTGCCAGGCTTTTCCATGAAAAAAAATACGCGAAAGGAGAATATTTTCTGAAGGAAGGTGATGTATGTCGAAATGTTGGATTTATTATAAACGGTGTCATGCGATATTATATTAACGATGATGGAGAAGAGAAAACTTACGGCTTTGCCGAAGGATCTGATTTCGTTTGCAACAATGAAAGTTTTCTGCCCCAGCAGCCATCCAGGCAAATTATCCAGGCGTTGGAAGACTGTACTTTACTAGTTATCGGATATGATGATCTTCAAGAATTTTATACTTCCATCAAAAGCGGTGAGCGTTTCGGGCGGCTTGTTATTGAACAGGTTTTTGTTAAGACTTTACAGGGACTGAATTCTTTCTATACAGATTCACCTGAGCTTCGCTATGAGAAATTTGTAAAAGAATATCCTGAGCTGCTTCAACGCATTCCGCAATATTATATTGCTTCCTATGTCGGAGTTAAACCACAGTCGCTGAGCCGCATCCGAAGCAGAAATATCCGCAGAAAATGA
- a CDS encoding Na+/H+ antiporter: MLKDFEFYLFLVFLITMLIMLANKIKVAYPILLVLAGLLISFIPGVPPIKVEPELLFVIFLPPLLYEAAWSTSWKELWRWRRIIFSFAFVVVFFTALSVAVFANYFIPGFSLALGFLLGGIVSPPDAVSAGAILKFVKVPKRLASILEGESLLNDASSLIIFRFAMIAAATGQFVWHEAAGSFIWMCFGGVGIGLVIAYIFLKLHKMLPTDSNIDILLTFIAPFSMYLAAEQAHASGVLAVVTGGLFLSYRSHDFLSSASRIRTVTVWESLCFLLNGVVFILIGLDLPEIVSGLGDTDIYTAIGYGIAVTVVLIIVRILAGYGALVTTLIMRNFITVADPQSPGWKTPLIIGWTGMRGVVSLAAALSIPLTLDDGSPFPQRNMILFITFIVILLTLLLQGLTLPFLLRKFPPVDRDFVRSVKEIDYDIQNSLAKVAIDKIKSDYADKIDSFPALKDQLQKYENLLNSSEIILNYEEYRRIYIDILDTQRNWLIAKNREELLLDENIIRKHLRLLDLQEERLNMKG, encoded by the coding sequence ATGCTTAAAGACTTTGAATTTTATCTCTTCCTGGTTTTCTTAATTACCATGCTCATCATGCTGGCCAATAAAATTAAAGTTGCATATCCTATTCTGTTGGTGTTAGCAGGACTTCTAATAAGTTTTATTCCAGGTGTGCCACCTATAAAAGTAGAACCCGAATTATTATTTGTAATTTTTTTGCCTCCTTTACTGTATGAAGCGGCATGGTCAACCTCATGGAAAGAGCTTTGGCGTTGGCGCCGGATTATCTTCAGCTTTGCTTTCGTAGTCGTTTTCTTTACTGCGCTCTCGGTAGCTGTATTTGCCAATTATTTTATTCCCGGATTTTCTCTGGCTCTTGGCTTTTTGCTGGGAGGTATTGTTTCGCCGCCGGATGCTGTGAGTGCGGGAGCCATTCTGAAATTTGTAAAAGTTCCGAAAAGGCTGGCCTCTATATTGGAGGGTGAAAGTTTGCTGAATGATGCTTCTTCTTTGATTATTTTCCGGTTTGCGATGATTGCCGCTGCCACCGGGCAGTTTGTGTGGCATGAAGCGGCAGGAAGTTTTATCTGGATGTGTTTCGGTGGGGTCGGAATCGGACTTGTTATTGCGTATATCTTTCTGAAACTGCATAAAATGTTGCCAACCGATTCAAATATAGATATTCTGCTGACCTTTATTGCACCGTTTTCTATGTACCTGGCAGCAGAACAAGCTCATGCTTCCGGAGTTTTGGCAGTGGTAACAGGCGGACTATTTCTTTCTTATCGCAGTCATGATTTTTTAAGCAGTGCATCCCGAATACGTACGGTCACAGTTTGGGAAAGTCTTTGCTTTCTCTTAAACGGGGTAGTGTTTATACTTATCGGTTTGGATCTGCCGGAAATTGTTTCTGGCTTAGGTGATACAGATATTTATACAGCCATTGGTTACGGAATTGCAGTCACCGTAGTATTGATTATTGTCAGGATTTTAGCAGGCTACGGAGCGTTGGTGACGACTTTAATTATGAGAAATTTTATCACGGTTGCCGATCCTCAGTCACCAGGCTGGAAAACTCCTCTTATTATAGGATGGACCGGAATGCGGGGAGTAGTTTCCCTGGCAGCAGCGCTTTCTATTCCCTTGACTTTAGATGATGGGTCTCCGTTCCCGCAAAGAAATATGATTCTGTTTATTACATTTATCGTGATTTTGCTAACGCTGCTTTTACAAGGGCTTACCCTTCCGTTTTTACTGAGAAAATTTCCTCCGGTAGACCGGGATTTCGTAAGAAGTGTAAAAGAGATAGATTACGATATCCAGAACAGTCTGGCTAAAGTAGCGATTGATAAAATCAAAAGTGATTATGCTGATAAAATAGATAGCTTTCCGGCGTTGAAAGATCAGTTACAGAAATATGAAAATCTGCTGAACAGTTCTGAAATTATTCTAAACTATGAGGAATACAGACGTATTTATATTGATATTCTCGACACCCAAAGAAACTGGCTTATCGCTAAAAACCGTGAAGAACTGTTACTGGATGAAAATATCATCAGAAAACACTTACGGCTATTGGATTTGCAGGAGGAAAGACTGAATATGAAAGGCTGA
- a CDS encoding L,D-transpeptidase family protein gives MKTLLNWIVIVFSVAMLRGQDVNAASQIALVLNNKDDLPELHFPKSVKQFYSQHGFEYVWINPSVKRNLLQDAVLLLKDTGKRGLSSKDYHEQSLTPEILNTVADRTKYTDSKENAVTDILMTDALITYINYLHFGKYNPFYSPSFIDGNDVEGFKAGEILYQALQKNDLPKVAFDVQPKIQEYTDFQNYLNTIYSNGTENREAEIKKVAINMERLRWMGISSDAYLLVNIPAYSLDFVQKDKTLHYKVIVGKPSTPSPVLKSRVDYFTTAPDWKVPQNIFIKEMLPKIIKNSQYLEEHHYSLYDRSGKIVPVTSAKLKQAYRKPYQYSIRQSSGCDNALGAVVFRFSNSYGVYLHDTSQKQLFEKTQRALSHGCIRVENAGDLAAQLLKHDGTEDEIPLMKSFMDRYERKDFVLKQPVPIMITYLTCLVKNGKMVFYNDIYNLDPVLENKFNFNN, from the coding sequence ATGAAAACTTTATTGAATTGGATCGTAATTGTTTTCAGTGTTGCAATGCTTCGCGGACAAGATGTAAATGCTGCCAGTCAAATAGCACTTGTACTGAATAATAAAGATGATCTTCCGGAACTGCATTTTCCAAAATCGGTAAAGCAGTTTTATAGCCAGCATGGGTTTGAATATGTTTGGATCAATCCCTCAGTTAAACGAAATCTGCTTCAGGATGCAGTTCTTTTACTGAAAGATACCGGTAAAAGGGGATTGTCTTCCAAAGATTACCATGAGCAGAGCCTTACCCCGGAAATTTTAAATACTGTTGCAGACCGAACTAAATATACAGATTCTAAAGAAAATGCTGTAACTGATATTTTAATGACAGATGCACTTATCACTTATATCAATTACTTACACTTTGGAAAGTACAATCCTTTTTACAGTCCGTCTTTTATTGATGGTAATGATGTAGAAGGTTTTAAAGCCGGCGAGATATTGTATCAGGCATTACAGAAAAATGATTTGCCAAAAGTTGCCTTTGATGTGCAACCTAAAATCCAGGAGTATACTGATTTTCAGAATTATCTGAATACAATTTACAGCAATGGTACTGAAAATCGAGAAGCAGAAATCAAAAAGGTAGCTATTAATATGGAGCGCCTGCGCTGGATGGGTATAAGCAGTGATGCTTATCTGTTGGTGAATATTCCTGCTTATTCTCTGGATTTTGTTCAGAAAGACAAAACACTCCATTATAAGGTGATTGTTGGAAAGCCCTCTACGCCAAGTCCTGTTTTAAAGAGTAGGGTTGATTATTTTACAACTGCTCCTGACTGGAAGGTTCCTCAGAATATCTTCATCAAAGAGATGCTTCCTAAAATAATAAAAAACAGCCAGTATCTTGAGGAACATCATTATTCGTTGTATGACAGGTCAGGGAAGATAGTACCTGTTACATCAGCAAAATTGAAACAAGCCTACAGAAAACCTTATCAATATAGTATAAGACAGTCTTCCGGCTGTGATAATGCGCTTGGAGCAGTTGTTTTCAGATTTTCAAATTCCTATGGGGTATACCTTCATGATACCTCTCAGAAACAGTTATTTGAAAAGACTCAGAGAGCCTTAAGCCATGGATGCATCCGTGTAGAAAATGCCGGAGATCTGGCAGCACAGTTGCTTAAACATGATGGAACTGAAGATGAGATCCCGCTGATGAAATCTTTTATGGATCGATACGAAAGAAAAGATTTTGTTTTAAAACAGCCGGTTCCTATCATGATTACATACCTTACCTGCCTTGTAAAAAACGGAAAGATGGTGTTTTATAATGATATTTATAATCTTGATCCTGTTTTGGAAAATAAATTCAATTTTAATAACTAA
- a CDS encoding cation diffusion facilitator family transporter yields the protein MNNNQKSIYSALAANLLIALTKFVAGSFTNSSSMISEGIHSTVDTANQLLILYGIKRSKKAPDQSHPFGYGKELYFWSFVVSILIFGLGGALSIYQGIAHIMEPEIMKDPFWNYIVLFLSLIFEGTSFIIAIKAFNQTRNGMGWWDAIVKSKDPSSFLVVFEDGAAVAGLIIVMILMWFSHSMQIPELDGLASVIVGLLLVFVSFILARESRSLLMGEGIASETRDKITRLAEKDAAVVKVKNILSTYQSPEEVILMLIIDLEEHLDTEEITEAIQRIRTDIKNEFKFVRFVIIQPE from the coding sequence ATGAACAATAATCAGAAGTCCATTTATAGTGCTCTTGCTGCAAATCTGTTAATTGCGCTGACAAAGTTTGTTGCTGGAAGCTTTACAAACAGTTCTTCCATGATTTCTGAGGGAATTCATTCAACAGTTGATACCGCTAACCAACTGCTTATACTTTATGGGATAAAAAGGAGTAAAAAAGCACCAGATCAATCGCATCCGTTCGGATATGGCAAGGAACTTTATTTTTGGTCTTTTGTAGTTTCTATTTTAATATTTGGCCTTGGTGGGGCATTATCAATCTATCAGGGAATAGCACACATAATGGAACCTGAAATAATGAAAGATCCTTTCTGGAACTATATTGTGCTGTTTCTTTCACTTATTTTTGAGGGAACTTCTTTTATTATTGCAATAAAAGCATTTAACCAAACCCGTAACGGAATGGGATGGTGGGATGCAATTGTCAAAAGTAAAGATCCATCCAGCTTTCTTGTTGTTTTCGAGGACGGCGCTGCGGTTGCCGGGCTTATTATTGTAATGATTCTGATGTGGTTCAGCCATTCGATGCAAATTCCTGAACTGGATGGATTGGCGTCAGTAATTGTAGGATTATTACTGGTTTTTGTTTCCTTTATTTTAGCACGGGAGAGCAGAAGTTTACTTATGGGAGAAGGAATCGCTTCAGAGACAAGAGACAAAATTACCAGACTTGCAGAAAAGGATGCTGCTGTCGTAAAAGTAAAAAATATATTATCCACTTACCAGTCGCCGGAAGAGGTAATATTGATGCTGATCATCGATTTGGAAGAACACCTTGATACTGAAGAGATCACCGAAGCCATACAACGTATACGAACAGATATTAAAAATGAATTTAAATTCGTTCGGTTTGTAATTATCCAGCCGGAATGA